A single Dechloromonas denitrificans DNA region contains:
- a CDS encoding DUF1302 family protein, which translates to MSETKQYPKMRLSVLGIVLCTSFAGPVRADDLPSMGEDSSPWQIDTTYENHTVRRENVGLAKFRNTLQMEADKRVGDGWGIHGILRGSWDGVYRMNSNEYGKNAGGAVQLESTGGGGSVPYGGGLGHTAVAGAFGLVNNKFVDSYPNSPNEGFRVLGDRWHQTNGGVAFAVPVRPCDTDNRGCRDFGGYGNQKLSELEAPEFNDRLDFVRELYAKKTFSLGDGKDLFVKIGKQQVVWGRTDLFRVLDVINPVDFSRNNIYDELSDIRIPMWIAQAEYRMGASDSMQDRNFQLVWNFDKFRANNLGQCGTPNAILDAGCFFRGMANLWDNGGTVANFAGNGTLATNFGAHQIGIRNVHLPDWSLANTQLGVKFEGVTAGGLSFSLNALTYRSQLPSLHAINGAAGAVNPFTGGNGNIPGVAPVSGLIAFDMHFPRVNLIGGSMDFQLPAVGASVRMEGAYTKGEEFSNTARSELYSKNDVFRAVIGVDRPTFIPLISETSATLISGQLFYQHIFDHEYHRAALGPVGMPDWKDNFIGTVLIKAFLRNGTVSPQLIIAHDFRAVATAVAPQLEWNYTNDLKLTIGANYKMAEGRDRWNFDDCRSCNPFAPFTSYDGSQAVGQSWGLGGMEPLGRFRAGPIGAAFKENDLFVKLNYKF; encoded by the coding sequence ATGAGCGAGACAAAGCAATATCCAAAAATGCGGCTGAGCGTGCTGGGCATCGTCCTATGCACCAGCTTTGCCGGCCCGGTCCGGGCGGACGACTTGCCTTCGATGGGCGAGGATTCATCGCCCTGGCAGATCGACACGACTTACGAAAACCATACCGTGCGCCGGGAGAACGTCGGCCTGGCCAAGTTCCGCAACACCTTGCAGATGGAAGCGGACAAGCGGGTCGGTGACGGCTGGGGTATCCACGGTATCCTGCGCGGCAGCTGGGACGGTGTATACCGGATGAACAGCAACGAGTACGGCAAGAATGCCGGCGGTGCCGTGCAGCTGGAAAGCACCGGCGGGGGCGGCAGCGTTCCCTATGGCGGAGGCTTGGGCCATACCGCCGTTGCCGGCGCCTTCGGTCTGGTCAACAACAAGTTTGTCGACAGCTATCCGAACAGCCCGAACGAGGGCTTTCGCGTGCTCGGCGATCGCTGGCACCAGACCAACGGCGGTGTCGCCTTCGCCGTGCCGGTCCGGCCTTGCGATACCGACAACCGCGGTTGCCGCGACTTCGGCGGTTATGGCAACCAGAAGCTCAGCGAACTCGAAGCGCCCGAGTTCAACGACCGGCTCGACTTCGTCCGCGAGCTCTATGCCAAGAAGACCTTCAGTCTGGGTGATGGCAAGGATCTCTTCGTCAAGATCGGCAAGCAGCAGGTGGTCTGGGGGCGGACTGACCTGTTCCGGGTGCTCGACGTGATCAATCCGGTCGATTTCTCGCGCAACAATATCTACGACGAGTTGTCCGACATCCGCATTCCGATGTGGATCGCCCAGGCCGAGTACCGCATGGGGGCGAGCGACTCGATGCAGGATCGCAACTTCCAGTTGGTCTGGAACTTCGACAAGTTCCGCGCCAACAACCTCGGGCAGTGCGGCACGCCGAATGCGATCCTCGATGCCGGCTGTTTCTTCCGCGGCATGGCCAATCTCTGGGATAACGGCGGCACCGTCGCCAACTTCGCCGGCAACGGTACGCTGGCGACCAACTTCGGCGCGCACCAGATCGGTATCCGCAATGTCCATCTGCCGGACTGGTCGCTCGCCAATACCCAGCTTGGCGTCAAGTTTGAAGGCGTGACGGCGGGCGGGCTGTCGTTCTCTCTCAATGCCCTGACCTATCGTTCCCAGCTGCCGTCGCTGCATGCGATCAACGGGGCGGCCGGGGCGGTCAATCCCTTTACCGGAGGCAACGGCAATATTCCCGGCGTCGCGCCGGTCAGCGGCTTGATCGCCTTCGACATGCATTTTCCGCGGGTCAATCTGATCGGTGGTTCGATGGACTTCCAGCTGCCAGCGGTCGGCGCCTCGGTTCGTATGGAGGGCGCCTATACCAAGGGTGAGGAGTTCTCGAACACCGCACGCAGCGAGTTGTATTCGAAGAACGACGTGTTCCGCGCCGTCATCGGTGTCGATCGTCCGACCTTCATCCCCCTGATCAGCGAAACCTCGGCGACCCTGATATCCGGTCAGTTGTTCTACCAGCACATCTTCGACCACGAGTACCACCGAGCGGCCTTGGGCCCGGTCGGCATGCCCGACTGGAAGGACAACTTTATCGGCACGGTGTTGATCAAGGCCTTCCTGCGCAATGGTACGGTCAGCCCGCAACTGATCATTGCCCATGACTTCCGGGCCGTGGCAACGGCCGTGGCGCCACAACTGGAGTGGAACTACACCAACGACCTGAAACTGACCATCGGCGCCAATTACAAGATGGCCGAAGGGCGCGATCGCTGGAATTTCGACGATTGCCGTTCCTGCAATCCCTTTGCTCCCTTTACCAGCTACGACGGTAGCCAGGCGGTCGGCCAGTCCTGGGGCCTGGGTGGCATGGAGCCTCTCGGGCGTTTCCGGGCCGGCCCGATTGGTGCGGCCTTCAAGGAAAACGACCTGTTCGTCAAGCTGAACTACAAGTTCTGA